Proteins from a genomic interval of Verrucomicrobium sp.:
- a CDS encoding response regulator, giving the protein MREIRTILLAEDNPKDVELTLEALSDYNLANEVVVVKDGEAALDYLHRRGAYANRPPENPALILLDIKMPKVDGLEVLKEIKSHDSLRVIPVVILSSSREERDLLASYGMGVNAYVVKPVKFHDFIEAVKALGLFWAFFNEPPRPAA; this is encoded by the coding sequence ATGAGAGAAATACGCACCATCCTCCTCGCCGAAGACAACCCGAAAGACGTCGAGCTGACCCTCGAGGCCCTGAGCGACTACAACCTGGCCAACGAGGTCGTCGTCGTGAAGGACGGCGAGGCCGCCCTCGACTACCTCCACCGCCGCGGCGCCTACGCCAACCGCCCGCCGGAAAACCCCGCCCTCATCCTCCTGGACATCAAGATGCCGAAGGTCGACGGGCTGGAAGTGCTCAAGGAAATCAAGTCCCACGACTCCCTCCGCGTCATCCCCGTCGTCATCCTCTCCTCCTCCCGCGAAGAGCGCGACCTGCTGGCCAGCTACGGCATGGGCGTCAACGCCTACGTCGTCAAGCCGGTCAAGTTCCACGACTTCATCGAGGCCGTGAAGGCCCTGGGCCTCTTCTGGGCCTTCTTCAACGAGCCGCCCCGCCCCGCCGCCTGA